In the genome of Zobellia nedashkovskayae, the window CTGAGTTCTTTCACTTTTTCAGGACTAAAGCCTGAGGGGTTTTTAGAAAAAGCATTTGTAACATAAGAAATGATGGATGAAATATCTTTATCACTTAAAGATTCATTAGTATTTAATCCAGGCATAGCATGGTTTAAATTATATATTTTACCAGCTACCTCAATAGGCCCCTTAAGACCGTGTAATATTATCATTGTTAACTTTTCAGGAGGAAGTATGTGTTCTGATCCAACTAGAGGTGGGGCCAATTCTTCTGCGCCCGTTCCATTAACCAGATGGCAGGCTGCACAAATTTTTCGATATAATTTAGCTCCTTTTGTTCGAGAATCTTCATTTGCTCCCATACTGACGTAAATAGAATTTTTTTTATTTTCTTCTTTACGTTTAATATTTTTCGAAAATTGTTCTTGAAACAAACTATCTTCTATAATAGTCTTATTCAAATCAGTTAATACATCTTCATTCAATAGAGACATGCCACTTAACAGTGCTTCTGTAATTAACTGGCTATTCTCATGTCTTTCAACTAATCTTTTTATAATAGGATTAAAGTCATCTTTTGAAACGATAGACCACTTGCCCAATACTGTTGCTAAATACAAATCAACACCATTACTTTCTTTCTTAATTAGATTTCTAAATAGTTGCCTTGCTTTTTCCTTATTTTCTATAGTAACATAGTCTTCAAGAAGTACAAGTACATGACAAATAACATCCACATTACTTTTTTCCGCAATATTCAATAATAAATCAAAAGACAAACCTGTCCCTATACCATTGAGCGTATTAAGAGCGTGCATTTGGGCTATTGGATATTCAATATTTTGTGCTAACTGCTGAAGTTCCGTTACAACACTAACTTCTTCCTTATAAACCAATCGATGTTGTGCCTGATCTCTGATATAACCATTCTTGTGCTTTAATAACTCAACAAGTTCGTTAGAGGATACTTTATCTAGGTCCGGTACACTAAATTTTTCGATAGATTTTTTTCCCACTCGTAGAATGCGTCCAAAATTAATCAACGTATCCAACTGCATTTGTTTTGAGAGTTTTTTCAAATACGGACTTAGAAAGGCGTGATGTTGTATTATTCCTCTATGCATATCTATTACATACATACTACCATCCGGTGAGGTTGACAAATTAACTGGGCGAAAACCTTCATCCGTACTGGCTAAAAATTCTTTATCATGCCAAGCCTGTTGTCCTGTTATAGAATCCCCATAAAACGTTAATATATTTCTTTTGACGGCATTAATCTCTGGAATACAAACGAAGACATTTTGCTCATATTCCTCTGAAAAAACTCCTCCTCTATACACCAAAGGCCCACAAGCAGCTGTTACTTCCAGTAAAAGACTATCCTTATCTAACACTCCCTCTACATAACCACGATTGACTTTAGCAGCATGTAACGGATAAACTCTTTGGTCTTTACTAAGTTTTTGATTCACACCTTTTTGAGGTTGTAAAAATTCATTACGAATCATCCGATTTGGTAAAATATAATCCCCCAACAGCTGAGTAGAGTTGTTGTTATAATACAATCTACCCAAATTGTCATGAGACATACCCCATTGCCCACGATGTGTCGTAGGCTCCTTAATCCAATTTCCATTTTTACGTTGATATCTAAAATGAGAGCCTGCATTATAAATCCAATTATCAATATTTAATTCTAAACCGTTCGGTTGGTGTTCCGGATTACCTTCAAGAGCATAAAGAGAATCTACTAAAACCCGGTTTTGAGGTCTATCATTTTTATCAATCTCTACAAAATATAAGTTAGGTGGTTCTGCATATAACAACCCTCCATAAACTAAAGTCAATGCCCTTGGCATAACTAAACTATCGATAAATATTTTGGCATGATCCATTACTCCATCTTCATCCTTATCTTCCAAAATTTTGATTGCACCAGATGGTAAATCCTCATCAGTACCGGCAATATCTTGCATAAACCCTGACATCTCGGCAACCCAAATTCGGCCTTTAGAATCAAAATCAATTTGAACAGGAGCTTTTAAAAGTGGTTCTGATGCTATAACGTCTAGTTCAAAACCCGATTCTACCTCATAACCTTTTAAAGAAATACGGGGTTCATCATAAGAAGTGTTACAGTTGGTCAATAAAATAAGGAGAGTCCCAAGGAAAACAGGGTATTTAAAATACTTCATTCTACACAAAATCTTTATGCTATAATTATATCGTTTAAATATACATTAAACAACAATCAAATACGTGAGAAACCAATGAAAACCAGCACCAGCTAAAACAAAAAGATGCCATATGAAATGATTAAATGGTATTCGCTTCCACGCATAAAAGAGAATTCCAAAGGTATAAAAGAGCCCTCCAAGAAGCAACAACCAAATTCCTAGAGGTGACATACTGTTAAGAAGATTTTCATAATCCAATACAATCAACCATCCCATTGCCACATAAAACAATAAGGATTGAAATTCATATTTACCAGTATAAAATAACTTGAATAAAGTACCCACAAAAGCAATACCCCAAATGGCGTAGAAAATATTCCAACCGTTTCCATTGTATAATGTAATCAGAGCTATAGGCGTGTATGTTCCTGCTATTAAAAAATAGATATTTATATGATCAACAACCCGTAATTCACTCTTTAACCTTGGATTAGTAGTAAGGTGATAGACTGTAGAAACCCCAAACATAGAAATTAGGGTAAAAGAATAAAGTAAAATAGAGAATATTGAATAAGGTGATTTATTGACGTTTTTAACCAGCAATAATATCATCCCTATCAACGCCAATAATACCCCTACACCATGGGAAAAAGTGTTGAATTTTTCTTCTTTTGTAAATGCTATTTTTTCGTTCATGCAAGTAAATCAACAAGCACATTCAAAACTTAATTACTCTACAATAAGTTTTATCCTCATTGAAGCCGAATGTCCTGGAAAGGTACAAACAATACAGTATTCTCCTGCAAATTTAGGAACATCAAAATAAATTGTCTCATCTGTTTCTGGCTGCACTATTCCTGTATGAGCAAGTACCAAATCAGTATCTGGAACATAATTTAAATCTGCACCGTCCAACCCTAAATGTAGCGCCAAATCTCCAACTTTATCTACAGATTCTTTACCACGATCCGTTATTACTAAATTATGGAGCATATCATCATTATTACTAAATGTAATTGCAACTTTGGATTTTCTTTGCAGCTTAAGCTCTGCTATATCGTATTTTAAACCTGGTTTTGTACTAATTACTATTTCTTCATCTGGTCCGTTTACCCATGTCAAAGGCATTTCATTTACTCTTTTGGTCTGTACCAATCCATCCTTTCCATATGTATTCTCAATTGGAATTGATTTCAATGTACCTCCTGGAACTTCATTTAATGTATAGTATCCAATATCGTGTAAAAGCTTCTCCCCACTATTAGCTTTTAATTCTGGAATTTTCAATTGATGAATAAACCCCAGACGCATGCCATTTGCAGTCAATTTAACAGATAGCCCATCATCTGAAACATCCGCATTTGTTACCACAGCTTTCTGTTGATCAACAATAGGACTTCCGTAGGTATTATGGTACAAATAATTAAATGTTGTTATCTGATAGCTAGATATATCTCCTCCCATCTTTTTATTTATGGGCTTTGTAAATTCTAAAAAGAACCCATCATCTTCAGCCTTTATTGTTTTAACTTCAAATGGAACTTTACCGCTCCACTTTAACCTCTGTAGTCCGAACATTTTTTTACCGGTAGATGACCACCCTCTACTGGTCATACCAACAAACATACTGTTGTCACTACCCCACAACATTCTCAGAATTCCCGAAGAAAATCCCTCTACAAAAGGAAAAACTGCGCCTTGATAAATACCGTTTACCTTTTCCATATAAACACGCATAATCTTACTATGGCCTTGATCACCAACGAACATTTGCCCTTCAAAAGGTCCAAATTTGCCTTTTGTAGTATCATAAATCATATCTGAAGTAGAAATACCCAAAATAGTGTGTGGTAACCAAATGGCAGGAACTTTCAATTCAGGGACTTTTTTTGCATATTCATAAAGAGTTAGACCAGATTGCTCTTCTATATCTTCTTTTTTAAGTTTTAATGGCGATTTAGGGTCATCCGTCCATACCAAACCTTCCGGATTTCCTGCAAAATCACCTTTCTCTAGATGCGTTATTCGACCAGAGCCAACCCAATCCCCTTGGTTTTCAGAATAGAAAACATCACCTTCCGTATTAATTACAAAGCCAGAAGGAGACCGCAAGCCTGTGGCAATCGGAGTCATCTCCCCTTCAGGAGTAATCCTTAACATCCATCCTCTCCATTTAACCAAACTAGCTCCGTGACCTATCCAAGAGAGATTCAACGTTACCAACATATCTCCATTTTCAGTAAACTTGGGACCATAAGAATAGTCATGATAATTACCTGATAATGGCCATGAATAAATAGTTTTATACACATCTGCAATGCCGTTATTATCTTTGTCGTCAAGTCTAGTCAACTCACCTCTCTGAGCTAAATAAAAGCTCTTATCCTTATAATTTAAACCTAAGGCTTCGTGCATACCACTAGCGAATCTAGTGTAGTCTGGTGAATTACCGTAAGGTTTGTCAATAACCCATACCTCTCCTCTTCTTGTCGCAACACCAAGCTTATCCTCATCTGTCAAGGTCAAACCACCAACTTCTAACATCACATCATTGGGTATGGGAACATCCACAATACTGTAATACTGAGCCTCTTTTTTGGCCATGGCCGATTGCGCCGAGCCGAATTGAGAAATAAGAAATAGGGATGAAAAAAATAATATTCTATATAAAGTCTGCATGTTCTTCTTTTACCAAATGATACTATATTCAATCTTTTGTTCTCCTGCGGGAATCTTCACCAGCATCTCTTCTTTTCCATCCACACTGCGAATTACCGGAGACAAACTACAATTAGAAAAGTCAACAAAGTAACTCTCATCATTTATTATATAAGAACCATCGGGTAAATTTTTTATAGATTCACCCGATGCTATTTTATGCCAAATAATCCCTTCTCCTTTAAAGACAATTGTACGTTTAAGTTTACGTTGGTTTTCAACGGGAACAATAACATCGTCAATACTTCTAGAGCCCATTTTTCTAATAAAATGAGGAATACCGTTTTCGTCTAGCTCATAACCCTCAGATGATTGCAAATCAACTTCACTCAATACACAAGGCCATTTAGCATCATCAGCACTTAAAACCGAAAAATCTGGATTACCAGACAGTTCTATGACAAAACCCACGGCTACACCAAGTTGACGAGTTCCTCTAGAATGCCACATTTGTGTTGCATCTAAGAACTCACCGCTCCAAAGCTTTAACAAACAACCTGTAGCCAAATCATAGGCATAGTTAATTTTTTCTGGTGTACCAACGGATATTACATGCGTTCGTTTTTCTCCCTTGTGCATCATAAAACTACGTTGGGTAACTGCCTTATTAGTTGGCTCTAATATAATTCCTCCGTTGCTATTACCATTATCTGAATTAAATGAACTTGGAGCATGTAGCGGATTGTTTTCTATACCCGGTCCTTCTGCATATAAACTAAAACCAATTGCCCAAGGATTATGTTTATTGTATATCAGCCTAAAAGGTGCTTCTCCTTTTTCTAATAAAACTTTAGCGAGACCTTCATCATCATTAACAAAATTACCGTCCCTATTTACCAAAGTATCATTATCTATGATTAATAAACCACCGCCTTGGTTCAAACGAAAATCAAATAGATAGTCCCCAGATGTTGGCACAACAAGCTGACCTTTATAATCAAGAATGCGAGTAACCTTATCTCCAACTACCATAGCTGCTGAAATAGAATCAGTGATAACTTCCCGGATAGGCGTTAGGGAATCAACATTAGGTAAATCTACCCCAGCATACTTAAATTCTTTCATTTTCGTGTCACGAAAAGAAAGTCTAGTTTGATCAAACAATTTGTATTTGAAATTTTTAAACACAACGGGACCATGATCACCCTGAATCATTAATGGAGCCAATGCAACTTCATCCGCA includes:
- a CDS encoding DUF7133 domain-containing protein → MKYFKYPVFLGTLLILLTNCNTSYDEPRISLKGYEVESGFELDVIASEPLLKAPVQIDFDSKGRIWVAEMSGFMQDIAGTDEDLPSGAIKILEDKDEDGVMDHAKIFIDSLVMPRALTLVYGGLLYAEPPNLYFVEIDKNDRPQNRVLVDSLYALEGNPEHQPNGLELNIDNWIYNAGSHFRYQRKNGNWIKEPTTHRGQWGMSHDNLGRLYYNNNSTQLLGDYILPNRMIRNEFLQPQKGVNQKLSKDQRVYPLHAAKVNRGYVEGVLDKDSLLLEVTAACGPLVYRGGVFSEEYEQNVFVCIPEINAVKRNILTFYGDSITGQQAWHDKEFLASTDEGFRPVNLSTSPDGSMYVIDMHRGIIQHHAFLSPYLKKLSKQMQLDTLINFGRILRVGKKSIEKFSVPDLDKVSSNELVELLKHKNGYIRDQAQHRLVYKEEVSVVTELQQLAQNIEYPIAQMHALNTLNGIGTGLSFDLLLNIAEKSNVDVICHVLVLLEDYVTIENKEKARQLFRNLIKKESNGVDLYLATVLGKWSIVSKDDFNPIIKRLVERHENSQLITEALLSGMSLLNEDVLTDLNKTIIEDSLFQEQFSKNIKRKEENKKNSIYVSMGANEDSRTKGAKLYRKICAACHLVNGTGAEELAPPLVGSEHILPPEKLTMIILHGLKGPIEVAGKIYNLNHAMPGLNTNESLSDKDISSIISYVTNAFSKNPSGFSPEKVKELRELKSKNGSEYTLEELEEKLDSLSK
- the trhA gene encoding PAQR family membrane homeostasis protein TrhA, which codes for MNEKIAFTKEEKFNTFSHGVGVLLALIGMILLLVKNVNKSPYSIFSILLYSFTLISMFGVSTVYHLTTNPRLKSELRVVDHINIYFLIAGTYTPIALITLYNGNGWNIFYAIWGIAFVGTLFKLFYTGKYEFQSLLFYVAMGWLIVLDYENLLNSMSPLGIWLLLLGGLFYTFGILFYAWKRIPFNHFIWHLFVLAGAGFHWFLTYLIVV
- a CDS encoding sulfocyanin-like copper-binding protein encodes the protein MQTLYRILFFSSLFLISQFGSAQSAMAKKEAQYYSIVDVPIPNDVMLEVGGLTLTDEDKLGVATRRGEVWVIDKPYGNSPDYTRFASGMHEALGLNYKDKSFYLAQRGELTRLDDKDNNGIADVYKTIYSWPLSGNYHDYSYGPKFTENGDMLVTLNLSWIGHGASLVKWRGWMLRITPEGEMTPIATGLRSPSGFVINTEGDVFYSENQGDWVGSGRITHLEKGDFAGNPEGLVWTDDPKSPLKLKKEDIEEQSGLTLYEYAKKVPELKVPAIWLPHTILGISTSDMIYDTTKGKFGPFEGQMFVGDQGHSKIMRVYMEKVNGIYQGAVFPFVEGFSSGILRMLWGSDNSMFVGMTSRGWSSTGKKMFGLQRLKWSGKVPFEVKTIKAEDDGFFLEFTKPINKKMGGDISSYQITTFNYLYHNTYGSPIVDQQKAVVTNADVSDDGLSVKLTANGMRLGFIHQLKIPELKANSGEKLLHDIGYYTLNEVPGGTLKSIPIENTYGKDGLVQTKRVNEMPLTWVNGPDEEIVISTKPGLKYDIAELKLQRKSKVAITFSNNDDMLHNLVITDRGKESVDKVGDLALHLGLDGADLNYVPDTDLVLAHTGIVQPETDETIYFDVPKFAGEYCIVCTFPGHSASMRIKLIVE
- a CDS encoding 3-keto-disaccharide hydrolase, which codes for MKIRIPILLIGLLLFSCVEKGEKEIVSSQVSIVYSLPFQTLDLNNLDEFQNTTANWQIVEGVTIDRTKDKTLITTEGKGELVNIPQKDVKEQILTNFDHGDIELEVDVMMPKGSNSGLYFQSRYEVQLYDSWQVSEPSYVDMGGIYQRWDKTKEKGKEGYEGHAPQINASKSPGLWQHFRIIFHAPNFDTSGFKTKNAEFKEVWLNGVLIHENVEVSGPTRGGAADEVALAPLMIQGDHGPVVFKNFKYKLFDQTRLSFRDTKMKEFKYAGVDLPNVDSLTPIREVITDSISAAMVVGDKVTRILDYKGQLVVPTSGDYLFDFRLNQGGGLLIIDNDTLVNRDGNFVNDDEGLAKVLLEKGEAPFRLIYNKHNPWAIGFSLYAEGPGIENNPLHAPSSFNSDNGNSNGGIILEPTNKAVTQRSFMMHKGEKRTHVISVGTPEKINYAYDLATGCLLKLWSGEFLDATQMWHSRGTRQLGVAVGFVIELSGNPDFSVLSADDAKWPCVLSEVDLQSSEGYELDENGIPHFIRKMGSRSIDDVIVPVENQRKLKRTIVFKGEGIIWHKIASGESIKNLPDGSYIINDESYFVDFSNCSLSPVIRSVDGKEEMLVKIPAGEQKIEYSIIW